The region TCCTTTTTTGTATCTGATGAAGTTTATAGGCTTTAGGAGATATGTTAGGAAAATTTAACCACCTTTTTAGCATAGCCCATAAAGCTACTTGCTAAAAATCCCTTAAGCTTAGCCAAATTTACTAAAATTTCAAAATTAATCTTGTCAAAGTAGGTTACTAATGTTATACTAGTAGGGTACTAGCGGAGATGGCGGAATTGGCAGACGCGCAAGACTAAGGATCTTGTGACCGTTTTAGGTCGTGAGGGTTCAAGTCCCTTTCTCCGCATTGAGTATGTAGAGTCCTAAGGGGCTCTTTTTTTATCCTTTTGTTTATCTCCTAACTGGGCTTAAGGGTCACTAGAGGACGATTAAAACTTATATTATAGACATTTGCGTAAATACAGGCATACAAAAAGCAATCATCTCGATTGCTTTTTAATTATTCCACAGACTTGCAAGCATTTTGAAATCTGATTTTCCTGTCGCTTTCCTACTCAAAAAAGTAACTATTTAATCACTCTTTTATGATAAATAGATTTTATACAAGAAACAACTAGCACTGATAGGTAGATAAGATTAAGCATAAATAGAATAACCACAAGGTTAATACCAAAGCTTGAAGAGATGATCATAATCAGTAAGGTCAAGAAAAGTAAGGGATAATACAATGTTAAAAATGATATTGTCCTTGTATCAAATATCGCTCTCATCATTAAACTTGATTTAATCCATGATGTTAGAAAAATGGTGCCAACTACATCACCTATCGAAAAAAACAAAAGGACTAAGTATTTGTTGTGCCTTGATGTAGAATCCCCCAAGCCAGCAAAATGGGAAGCAATATTTTCCGGCAAAAAGGGTAGGGATAGGAGGAATAAAACAAGTGTAACTATTAGCACTAAAAGTAAACTTTTGGATTTCATCTTACTACTTTCCTTCTTCAATCTAAAAATTAAGGTAGATTATGCCAAGTTTTTCTCTATTTTACGACTTTCATAAGCCTTATACAATAAGCATAGGTTAATTAACAACATCTAATCAAGATATGGGCCTTTTAACAAGCCATATCCCTTAAACTTTTTTCTTAAAATGAAGTTCGACCATCTCACCCATGACCGTTGAATCAAGGAAATCAAGCCGGTAGTTATAATCACCCTCCTCAAACAATCGCTTACCCCTTCCAAGTAAAACAGGGGCAATCTGCACCCAATATTCATCAATTAAATTTTCCTCCAAAAGGGGCTTTAAAATACCGCCACCACCAACAATCCAAATGGCTCCGCCTGTTTTTACCTGTTGGGCCTTAATGATATCAAGGACGTCACCCTCAACAAAGGTCGTATTGGGATGCTTGCCCGTCTTTTGATGTGAAAAAACAAGCTTTTCCTTACCAGGATAGAGCTCAGCCTCCCCAAGCATCTTTTTGGTCTCCTCATAGGTCTTTCTACCCATCACAAAGGTTTCGACAGCCGCTTCAAATTTTTCATAGGTTGAAACATTGTTTAAATCAGTCTGTAAGAGCCAGTCCAAATTATCATTTTCATCAGCTAAAAAACCATCCAAACTTATGGCCCCATAAAATACAATTTTCCTCATCATCTTCCTCCCCGCAAGTTTCTAATATCTTCATAGGAATGATAATATAAATTTATCTATAAAACAATTTAAAGCTCACAAAATCATAGATAGCCCTAAAATCCCTAGTTTGAACCCTAATATTTTCGCCCTATGCTATAATAATGTTAAGATAAGAATCAAGCTTCATAGAAAAAGAGAGAAAAAGGAGGATTATGAAAAAACTACTCACCCCAAGAAATGTGATTGTTGCTACAAGCTTATTGATTTCAGCCATTATCCTATATAAAATAATTTTAGAATATCTACCAGATTTAAAACTCCTTGTTAATCCAGCAGGCAACAAGGAATTATTTGTTGAACAATTTAGGTCCCACGGCAATAATGTCATCTTTTTTTTAATTATTCTTATTACCATTATTAATGCCACACCAGGCCTATCATCTGCCTTTATCTGCATTCTTTCAGGGCTGACTTTTGGGCCCCTACTAGGTAGCCTTGTTAACATCGTAGGTAGCCTACTTGGCAACCTGCTTTCCATTGTTGTCATGGGAAAATTTACTACCCTGGCAGAGAAGGCCAGATCCAAAAAATGGGTTAAAAAGATTGAACACGCTAAAAATCCCAGCCTAGAACTTGTAATCGCCTATATCATTCCTATAATTCCCGTTTTTTTGGTCAACTACACCCTAAGTATCTTCAAATTTTCCCTGGCCAAAAAAATATTCATCATCCTCCTAGGTGTCCTCCCTACCTCAATTATTTATGCCTACGGGGGAAATTCCATCCTTGAAGGTCATATTAAGGGAATCATCATCTTTGTAGCCATTACTCTAGTTATCGTCTTTTTTACCTATTTGCTTAAAAAAAGTGATGACTAGTTGAATAAACTTCAATCCACCCTTAAAAGAATTGAATTTTACAGGTCAAAGGACTATCATAGATGTGAACTTTAAATATCTAGGAGATTTCCATGAAAATATACTTTCAACTACTAATCATCTTCGGCCTATCCTTCATTGGGGACAGCCTATCAAACTTCTTCAACCTGCCCGTTCCAGGAAGCATTATTGGCATGATTATCCTCTTTCTTTGCCTGCAATTCAAACTTCTTGACCTTGAAAAAATTGAAGAGGTCGGTGATTTTTTGATCAACAATATGACCATCCTCTTTCTTCCAGCAGGGGTTGGAATTATGGCCAAGTGGTCGATGATTTCTGCCTACTGGTGGCAAATAAGCCTCATTATCCTTTTGATGATGATTATCAATATTTTTATTTTGGGCCGGGTGGTACAGTTTGTTAAAAACAAATACGAAGGAGATTATCCAGGACTTGTAGACCTTACAGAAGACAAGGGGGACGCAAAATGATGCAACTTACTCAGTCGCCCCTCTTTGGTCTAACCCTAACCATCTTAATCTTTACCCTCTCTTCAAAGGTCAATGAAAATGTACCTAGAGCCTGGACCAATCCCCTCCTTCTTTCAACCCTTGCCATTATTGGATTTTTACTTGTTTTTAAAATTCCCTATGATAATTACTACAAGGGAGGCGAAATTTTAAATGATTTAATTGGCCCATCAACAGTCGCCCTGGGTATCCCCCTTTATAAGACCTTCCATCTAATGAAGCATCATATTAGGTCAATCACCATAAGTATTGGGCTTGCGGCCCTTGTAAATACTACAATCACAGCCCTTTTAGTAAAATTTTTGGGCCTACCAAAACTTGCTCAATTGTCCCTCTTTCCTAAATCAGTAACGACTGCCATGGCCATGGGAATTACAGATAAAATCCACGGGGTCGTCACCATAACAATTGTAGTGGTTGTAGCAACAGGTATCCTAACAAGTGCCCTGGGTATCCCCCTTTTAAAATTATTTAAAATAGATGATCCAGTAGCTCAAGGCATTGCCCTAGGTGGCACAGGACATGCCGTTGGTACAGGATCAGCCATCATGCTTGGAAAAACCCAAGCTGCTATGGCAGCTCTTTCAATTGGGATGACTGGTATCATGTATGTTATCTTTGTGCCCCTTGCAGCCCACATCATCTTAGGCTATTAGACTGAAAGAAAAAGAAAAAAGAACCCGCCTTATCCTTATTGAACTATTAGGTAAGGCTAGGTTCTTTTTTATTTTAAAGGGGAAGGACTGAAAAGACTAAAGCAGCAAGCACTGCCCCAACAATTGGTCCAAAGATTGGCACCCATGAATAGGCCCAGTCAGAGTCACCCTTGCCCTTGATGGGAAGGATTTGATGGGCTAAACGAGGGCCCAAATCCCGAGCTGGATTTAAGGCGTAACCTGTAGGGCCTCCAAGTGATAGCCCAAGGGCTAGGATTAGGCCACCGACTGCAAAGATATTAACGCCACCTGCAAAATCCTGCATGCCAAACGATAGGATTCCAAAGAGGAGGACAAAGGTTCCAATTGCTTCTGTGACGAAGTTTGCTGCATAATTCCTTACAGCAGGCCCTGTCGCAAAGGTTCCCAAAATTGCATCCTGATTCTTAGTTTGATCCCAGTGGGGCAAGTAGGCAAGCCAGACCAAGATAGCCCCCAAGAAAGCTCCTGCCAGCTGGGCTAGAATAAAGGGGATAACCTGCGAATAAGGTGTAGCTCCATTGATGGCCATGGCGATGGTCACAGCTGGATTAAGATGGGCTGGGCCCAAGTAACTTGACATGAAGGCCGCCATGGTAACAGCCATACTCCAACCAAAGGCTATGGCAAGCCAACCTGCTCCTTCTGCCTTTGACTTCTTAAGATTTACAGCAGCACAGACACCATCTCCCAAGAGGACAAGAAAGAGGGTTCCGATAAATTCTCCTAAAACTGGTGCCATTTTACATATCTCCATTCTTTAAGTAGGCAAGGTCTGACTCAGCAACAACCTCCTTAAGCTTATCTAAGGCAAGCTCCTTCTTAGACTCATCCCAGGCCAGATAGTCAGCCATTGCTTCAACAACAGGACTTATTAGATCATCAAGGCTGTCCCTTTCAAAAAGAATATGATTAGTTCTTCTCATTAGATAATCACTAGGCCACAAGGTCATCTCTTCACTAAGGGCATAGAGGAGGCGAGCTGATTCAGCCAGGCTAAGGCCAGGATAGGCTTCCATGTCACGAGCTAAATCAAATATTTTAAGGGAGTTCATGCCATAAAAATCAGCTATGTACCTTGCCTCTTCTTCAGAAAGACCTGCCAGAAGACCTGCCTTCATATTTTTTTCAACCGTCTCTTCAACCTTAGTATTGTCAAAGTCTCCACCTGACACTGGATATTCCTTGGAATCAACTTCTTTAAACTTTTGTCCGTACTTACTTTCCAGTAAATCACGAATTAAATCAAGGGCCCCTTGAGCCATCTTACGGTAGTCAGTAATTTTACCACCAGCTAAGGTAATCAAGCCATCGTCTTCTACATCAAGGTAAGAGCCACGAGATACCTGTGAGGGAGAAAGCTCTTTTTCAGCTCGGCTGCTTTCAAGATTATTAAGGACTTCCTCCACATCTTCTTTGGTGGCCTTCTTGTCCTTATAATCAAGGACGATATCAATAACCTGCTCAAAACTCTTGTCTGATACACTTCCATTATCGCCCCCATTGTAGTCAGAGCCAGAATTCCCACCTAAAAGAGGTCGAAGGCCTGCCCAACTTGATTCAATATCAGAAAGCTTGATATCTGCTTGAGGGTATCTGTAGTTAATGACCTCTAGGAGGTAGTCAACATCCTCCTGGGTAACCTTGGGGTCAAGATAATCTCCCTTATAGTCAGTATCAGTTGTTCCAAAATAAGTCTTATCCTCTCTTGGAATGGCAAAGACCATTCGACCATCGTGCTTTCCAGTATCAAAGTAGGTAGGTTGAGGTACAGGAAGTTTTTTGGCATCAACCACCAAATGAACTCCCTTGGTTGGTCGCATCATAGCTTTTACAGGGCGGGTAAAATTAAGGCTTCTTACCTTATCAACCCAGGGACCACCAGTATTAATCACAAGCTTGGCCTTAATTTCAATTACTTGATCACCTTCAAGATCACGAGCCTTAACGCCATTTATTTTTTGCTGGTCATCATAGGTAAAACCTACAACTTTCATCCGACTGATGGCATAGGCTCCGTCTTCAACGGCCTTTTTAATATTTTCAATTACAAGCCTTGCATCGTTATTTCTAAAATCAAGGTAGACCCCAGCCCCCTCTAAGCCGTCCTTTTTAATATAAGGCTCACGCTCTAAAA is a window of Streptococcaceae bacterium ESL0729 DNA encoding:
- a CDS encoding aquaporin family protein — its product is MAPVLGEFIGTLFLVLLGDGVCAAVNLKKSKAEGAGWLAIAFGWSMAVTMAAFMSSYLGPAHLNPAVTIAMAINGATPYSQVIPFILAQLAGAFLGAILVWLAYLPHWDQTKNQDAILGTFATGPAVRNYAANFVTEAIGTFVLLFGILSFGMQDFAGGVNIFAVGGLILALGLSLGGPTGYALNPARDLGPRLAHQILPIKGKGDSDWAYSWVPIFGPIVGAVLAALVFSVLPL
- a CDS encoding VTT domain-containing protein produces the protein MKKLLTPRNVIVATSLLISAIILYKIILEYLPDLKLLVNPAGNKELFVEQFRSHGNNVIFFLIILITIINATPGLSSAFICILSGLTFGPLLGSLVNIVGSLLGNLLSIVVMGKFTTLAEKARSKKWVKKIEHAKNPSLELVIAYIIPIIPVFLVNYTLSIFKFSLAKKIFIILLGVLPTSIIYAYGGNSILEGHIKGIIIFVAITLVIVFFTYLLKKSDD
- a CDS encoding dihydrofolate reductase family protein, whose protein sequence is MRKIVFYGAISLDGFLADENDNLDWLLQTDLNNVSTYEKFEAAVETFVMGRKTYEETKKMLGEAELYPGKEKLVFSHQKTGKHPNTTFVEGDVLDIIKAQQVKTGGAIWIVGGGGILKPLLEENLIDEYWVQIAPVLLGRGKRLFEEGDYNYRLDFLDSTVMGEMVELHFKKKV
- a CDS encoding LrgB family protein, whose protein sequence is MMQLTQSPLFGLTLTILIFTLSSKVNENVPRAWTNPLLLSTLAIIGFLLVFKIPYDNYYKGGEILNDLIGPSTVALGIPLYKTFHLMKHHIRSITISIGLAALVNTTITALLVKFLGLPKLAQLSLFPKSVTTAMAMGITDKIHGVVTITIVVVVATGILTSALGIPLLKLFKIDDPVAQGIALGGTGHAVGTGSAIMLGKTQAAMAALSIGMTGIMYVIFVPLAAHIILGY
- a CDS encoding CidA/LrgA family protein translates to MKIYFQLLIIFGLSFIGDSLSNFFNLPVPGSIIGMIILFLCLQFKLLDLEKIEEVGDFLINNMTILFLPAGVGIMAKWSMISAYWWQISLIILLMMIINIFILGRVVQFVKNKYEGDYPGLVDLTEDKGDAK
- the glpO gene encoding type 1 glycerol-3-phosphate oxidase produces the protein MEFSKYSREKSIEKIQEGELDLLVIGGGITGAGVALQAAAAGMKTGIIEMQDFAEGTSSRSTKLVHGGIRYLKNFDVEVVADTVGERAVVQRIAPHIPKPDPMLLPIYNDEGPTTFDMFSVKVAMDLYDRLANVTGTKYENYTLTPEQVLEREPYIKKDGLEGAGVYLDFRNNDARLVIENIKKAVEDGAYAISRMKVVGFTYDDQQKINGVKARDLEGDQVIEIKAKLVINTGGPWVDKVRSLNFTRPVKAMMRPTKGVHLVVDAKKLPVPQPTYFDTGKHDGRMVFAIPREDKTYFGTTDTDYKGDYLDPKVTQEDVDYLLEVINYRYPQADIKLSDIESSWAGLRPLLGGNSGSDYNGGDNGSVSDKSFEQVIDIVLDYKDKKATKEDVEEVLNNLESSRAEKELSPSQVSRGSYLDVEDDGLITLAGGKITDYRKMAQGALDLIRDLLESKYGQKFKEVDSKEYPVSGGDFDNTKVEETVEKNMKAGLLAGLSEEEARYIADFYGMNSLKIFDLARDMEAYPGLSLAESARLLYALSEEMTLWPSDYLMRRTNHILFERDSLDDLISPVVEAMADYLAWDESKKELALDKLKEVVAESDLAYLKNGDM